Proteins from a single region of Festucalex cinctus isolate MCC-2025b chromosome 19, RoL_Fcin_1.0, whole genome shotgun sequence:
- the tril gene encoding TLR4 interactor with leucine rich repeats, with protein MDTGYFLAGLCVLLLNLRGGFASPGVCPDRCDCQQPQLLMCANRGLRSVPTQSSDQEEVLVFSLGGNFIGNISAFDLKRFTGLVRLDLQFNQILNIHPKAFEKLYYLEELYLGHNLLSDMQVGTLQPLKKLTVLYLNNNDIIEITPGLFSSLDRLVKLRLDGNKIQSLPDSLFQDLDNLRYLHLESNQLHRIHRNAFSKLANLLFLNLAHNKLPALRGALTFSHLAALTTLLLSENEIQHVGNKVFHNLKKLSKLSLSSNRISHLHSGTLLGLSSLKEFLIDANQLEDIPAGLLDPLELVEHLDFSRNRIANVDSLAFIHLKHLRVLKLTNNLLTSISGDIFKLNNFLHDLDLHGNNWTCDCRLEKLKRWMTAARSQGKLFGVFVQCHHPATLRGTSLDRVNSSQLESVGNWSDLCGSHARPEESQGGKIRMKGEVWQEERGREDLNQQKQDETAGRTQRKEEAGIQGDQEVPVMVHSFKNGSHRSKSPTDALRKNAKFPTPNPEGNRQSASTVVIPSGEMFDLLRMDGWMDPCAFNRRFITNVSVDQVTSTTVTVYWATPGLSPLLDEVHYRIMFDRFGTSDRFPRYVYTPSSARSVTLRELRPDITYMVCVEGVVAGSVCPVAPRDHCSGLVTLSEDSVSTYNLQLVTVLTLGGNAVLLLVLGLVWLGRSIKKRLQRRKSAVHVRHMYSTRRPFRGNTSVSTDFTSYQSPARLVPPELGDLIQFSCDRFQDTSSSRRDIDLPRFSE; from the coding sequence ATGGATACCGGCTATTTCCTGGCAGGATTGTGCGTGCTTCTGCTGAACCTCCGTGGTGGTTTCGCCTCCCCGGGAGTTTGTCCCGACCGCTGTGACTGCCAGCAACCGCAGCTTCTCATGTGCGCCAACCGGGGTTTGCGCTCCGTGCCGACTCAAAGCAGCGACCAGGAGGAGGTGCTGGTCTTCAGCCTCGGGGGCAACTTCATTGGAAACATCTCTGCTTTCGACCTCAAAAGGTTCACCGGATTAGTACGGTTGGATTTACAGTTTAATCAAATCTTAAACATCCATCCTAAAGCATTTGAGAAGCTTTATTATTTGGAAGAGCTCTACTTGGGACATAATCTTTTATCTGACATGCAAGTTGGGACTTTGCAACCCTTGAAGAAATTGACAGTCCTTTATTTAAACAACAATGACATAATTGAAATAACACCGGGGCTTTTTTCGAGTTTGGATCGTCTTGTGAAGTTGCGTCTGGATGGCAATAAAATTCAAAGCTTGCCAGATTCACTTTTTCAAGACTTGGACAATCTGCGCTATCTTCATCTGGAGTCCAATCAGCTGCATCGCATTCACAGAAATGCCTTTTCTAAACTAGCCAACCTGCTCTTTCTCAACCTGGCCCACAACAAGTTGCCAGCCCTGCGCGGTGCTCTCACCTTCTCCCATCTCGCAGCCTTGACAACTTTACTGCTGTCTGAAAATGAAATCCAGCACGTCGGGAATAAAGTTTTCCATAACCTAAAAAAACTATCCAAATTATCTCTCAGTAGCAACAGGATTTCTCATCTGCACAGCGGGACTTTGCTCGGTTTGTCAAGCCTCAAAGAGTTCCTGATAGATGCCAATCAGCTGGAGGACATTCCAGCCGGGCTTCTGGATCCTCTGGAGCTCGTGGAGCATCTGGACTTTAGTCGCAACCGGATCGCTAATGTTGACTCTTTAGCATTTATTCACCTCAAACATCTCAGGGTTCTGAAGCTAACAAATAATCTCCTAACAAGCATATCCGGTGACATTTTCAAACTAAATAACTTTCTTCACGACCTGGATCTCCATGGCAACAACTGGACCTGCGATTGTCGCCTGGAGAAACTGAAAAGATGGATGACTGCAGCACGTTCTCAGGGCAAACTGTTTGGTGTGTTTGTACAGTGTCATCACCCAGCAACCCTGAGAGGGACCTCCTTGGATCGCGTAAATAGTTCCCAGTTAGAGTCTGTCGGGAACTGGAGCGATTTGTGCGGGAGCCACGCCAGACCTGAGGAGAGCCAGGGAGGGAAGATTCGGATGAAGGGTGAAGTTTGGCAGGAAGAAAGAGGAAGAGAGGATCTAAATCAACAAAAGCAGGATGAGACTGCAGGAAGAACACAAAGGAAGGAAGAGGCGGGGATACAAGGAGACCAAGAGGTGCCAGTAAtggttcattcatttaaaaatggctcccACAGATCCAAGTCACCGACTGACGCACTTCGAAAAAATGCCAAATTCCCCACGCCAAATCCAGAAGGGAACCGGCAGAGTGCCTCCACGGTTGTCATCCCTTCCGGAGAAATGTTTGATCTTcttcggatggatggatggatggatccatgTGCCTTCAACCGCCGTTTCATCACCAATGTCTCAGTGGACCAGGTCACGAGCACTACAGTCACAGTCTACTGGGCAACACCAGGACTCAGTCCACTCCTGGATGAGGTGCACTATCGGATCATGTTTGACCGGTTCGGGACGTCCGACCGCTTTCCACGTTACGTTTACACCCCTAGCTCCGCCCGGTCGGTGACCCTGCGGGAGCTCCGCCCGGATATCACCTACATGGTGTGCGTGGAAGGAGTGGTCGCCGGGTCCGTGTGTCCAGTGGCGCCCCGCGACCACTGCTCAGGTCTGGTCACCCTTTCGGAGGACTCGGTCTCGACCTATAACCTCCAGCTGGTGACGGTGCTGACGCTGGGCGGGAACGCCGTGCTGCTTCTGGTCCTGGGATTGGTCTGGCTGGGGCGGAGCATCAAGAAGAGGTTGCAGAGGAGGAAGTCGGCGGTTCACGTGCGGCACATGTACTCCACCAGAAGACCTTTTCGGGGCAACACCTCCGTGTCCACTGACTTTACCAGCTACCAGAGCCCGGCCCGGCTTGTGCCACCAGAACTGGGAGACCTCATCCAGTTCTCTTGTGACCGTTTTCAGGATACTAGTTCCTCTCGCAGAGACATTGACCTGCCCAGATTCTCCGAATAG
- the LOC144007354 gene encoding cyclic AMP-responsive element-binding protein 5-like isoform X3 — protein sequence MTLRFSSTKTDTTFTDQTPTPTRFLQNCEEVGLFKEIEEEFLQEQEEEESKQTVSHNGPSCMNQPQLKGQLQHPHQQPPLHHPHAHSLQHPHGPMIGPSCSLAARQAVSSSVSGSTNSQAPSALTHSGPVPGPPSSLLHIRNRHRQPLPASLPGTLPDPAMQGASAQHMSMEKQMSCIMGIPGPINNPSSSSPQRSKQMMGHHYQHQHPVMAPVNNPTSAMMEIMSQRHQAPPLQHHHHPHHHPHHPQLTALPLSYQHRCHPTHPQHLGSPHSHPHPSRNTPAHQSPPANLPQGSPPARPLSVPAQVSPVPQQMHPCQSPHSQHALQAGGSCSRRRRTAEQDPDERRQKFLERNRAAATRCRHKRKLWVSSLEKKAEELTHTNLQLQNEVTSLRSEVGQLKQILLTHKDCPVTARQREAQGYNTAGVSPGGSPTPVDSACHRQAIQHNSITTSSLRGSTQLEPKPGH from the exons ACCAGACGCCGACCCCCACTCGGTTTTTGCAGAACTGTGAAGAAGTCGGTCTCTTCAAGGAGATAGAGGAGGAGTTTCTGCAGgagcaagaagaagaggagagCAAACAG ACGGTTTCCCATAATGGGCCTTCGTGTATGAATCAGCCCCAGCTCAAAGGCCAGCTCCAGCACCCACACCAGCAGCCACCGCTGCACCATCCCCACGCCCATTCCCTGCAGCACCCCCACGGCCCGATGATTGGCCCGAGTTGCAGCCTGGCTGCCCGGCAGGCCGTATCCTCCTCCGTGTCTGGATCCACCAACAGCCAAGCTCCATCCGCACTCACGCACTCAGG GCCTGTTCCCGGACCGCCCTCCTCCCTCCTCCACATACGCAACAGACACCGTCAACCACTGCCAGCCTCGCTGCCTGGCACCCTGCCCGACCCCGCCATGCAAGGGGCATCTGCTCAGCACATGTCC ATGGAGAAGCAGATGTCTTGTATAATGGGTATACCAGGCCCCATAAACAACCCGTCCTCTTCTTCGCCTCAG AGGTCCAAGCAGATGATGGGGCATCACTACCAACACCAGCACCCGGTAATGGCCCCCGTAAACAATCCTACGAGTGCAATGATGGAGATAATGTCACAGCGCCACCAAGCTCCTCCActccaacatcatcatcaccccCATCACCATCCTCATCATCCTCAGCTTACTGCACTACCCCTCAGTTACCAACACCGATGCCATCCCACCCATCCACAGCACCTCGGAAGTCCCCACAGCCACCCACACCCGTCAAGGAACACACCAGCTCACCAATCACCCCCCGCCAACCTCCCCCAAGGCTCACCTCCTGCACGCCCGTTGTCTGTACCTGCGCAG GTATCGCCGGTTCCGCAGCAAATGCACCCCTGCCAGTCGCCGCACTCCCAGCATGCACTGCAGGCAGGCGGAAGCTGCAGCCGGCGGAGGAGGACGGCCGAGCAGGACCCCGACGAGCGCAGGCAAAAGTTCCTGGAACGCAATCGGGCGGCTGCCACCCGCTGCAGGCACAAGAGGAAATTGTGGGTGTCGTCACTTGAGAAGAAAGCAGAGGAGTTGACTCACACCAACCTTCAGCTGCAG AACGAGGTGACGTCATTGAGGTCGGAGGTTGGTCAGCTGAAGCAGATTCTGCTCACCCACAAGGACTGTCCTGTTACAGCCCGACAGAGAGAAGCACAGGGATACAATA CTGCAGGGGTGAGCCCGGGAGGAAGCCCCACCCCTGTAGATTCTGCGTGTCATCGGCAGGCCATCCAACACAACAGCATCACCACGTCCTCGCTGAGAGGCAGCACGCAGCTCGAGCCCAAGCCTGGACACTAG